Proteins from a genomic interval of Bacteroidota bacterium:
- a CDS encoding response regulator transcription factor, translating into MVLKVLIIEDEIPAQRLLKETLEEINFETEVVDCLNGIKSAVEWFQKNPHPEIVLLDIQLSDGLSFEIFKQVKIESMIIFTTAYDEYAMQAFKVNSLDYLLKPIEKDELQAAFEKHMQYNKQFIQEKNSNIDFSELASLIKNEKSEYRKRFLIQSNESFFHLPIEEIALFYSMQGITFAVTFEKREYPINFSLENLKEQINPEVFFKVNRQIIINFESIKRVHSYFNGKLKLETHPSHSEDIVIGKDKAAAFKRWLDS; encoded by the coding sequence ATGGTTCTGAAAGTATTAATCATTGAAGATGAAATTCCAGCTCAACGTTTGTTGAAAGAAACCTTGGAGGAAATTAATTTTGAAACTGAGGTAGTTGATTGCTTGAATGGCATTAAATCAGCTGTTGAATGGTTTCAAAAAAATCCACACCCAGAGATAGTTTTATTAGATATTCAATTGTCTGACGGACTAAGTTTTGAAATATTTAAGCAGGTAAAAATTGAAAGCATGATCATATTTACCACAGCCTATGATGAATATGCCATGCAAGCATTCAAAGTTAACAGTTTGGATTATCTGTTAAAACCCATTGAAAAGGATGAATTGCAAGCTGCATTTGAAAAGCATATGCAATACAATAAACAATTTATTCAAGAGAAGAATTCCAATATTGATTTTTCGGAACTTGCCTCACTCATCAAAAATGAAAAATCGGAATATCGTAAACGCTTTCTAATACAATCTAACGAATCATTTTTTCATTTACCAATTGAAGAAATTGCACTATTTTACAGCATGCAGGGAATTACATTTGCTGTTACTTTCGAAAAAAGAGAATATCCTATTAATTTTTCGCTAGAAAACTTAAAGGAACAAATAAATCCAGAGGTGTTTTTTAAAGTGAATCGTCAGATTATTATTAATTTCGAATCCATTAAACGAGTTCATTCCTATTTCAATGGAAAGCTGAAACTCGAAACTCACCCATCGCATTCAGAAGATATTGTAATTGGAAAAGATAAAGCTGCTGCTTTTAAAAGGTGGTTGGACAGCTAA
- a CDS encoding histidine kinase: MTKVVFKILTRIILVSLYAILVMKLVGFAMPDDIEYNSHIPKQFFFIAYLFFFNLNSEGSLFFDRYLNKKLPWFYSPHKRIIIQFTFIILWAFITIGFPFITWYFINGKSLAYPPASVIIFIGSVVFLLGFIGISMTISFFKQWQISSLDAEYYKQEKLKADYQVLQNQVNPHFLFNSLNVLISEIKHNPNTAVEFTRKLSKVYRYVLQSKNHDLIALNKELEFIESFIFLHKVRIGDALEYSTNISEEIVQMQIPPLTLQILIENAIKHNVANKENVLKISIVGNSDKKLIVSNNLQIAEGADSTHTGLSNLSKRFELLKKDGFTYEENKDNFVVTIPLIDE, translated from the coding sequence ATGACAAAAGTTGTTTTTAAAATATTGACTCGTATAATACTCGTATCACTTTACGCCATTCTAGTAATGAAACTAGTGGGATTTGCTATGCCTGATGATATTGAATACAACTCACATATTCCCAAACAATTTTTTTTTATTGCATACCTGTTTTTCTTCAATTTAAATAGTGAAGGTAGCTTGTTTTTTGACCGCTACTTGAATAAAAAGCTCCCATGGTTTTATTCCCCCCATAAGAGGATTATTATCCAATTCACTTTTATTATTCTTTGGGCGTTTATCACCATAGGATTTCCTTTTATTACTTGGTATTTCATCAATGGAAAGTCATTAGCATACCCACCTGCATCTGTCATTATTTTTATTGGTTCCGTTGTTTTTCTTTTGGGATTTATCGGGATATCCATGACCATAAGCTTTTTCAAGCAATGGCAAATCTCTTCATTGGATGCGGAGTATTATAAACAAGAAAAACTTAAAGCTGATTATCAGGTTTTACAAAATCAGGTAAATCCTCATTTCTTGTTTAATAGTTTGAATGTGCTTATCTCTGAAATAAAACATAATCCCAATACTGCGGTTGAATTTACACGTAAACTATCGAAAGTTTACCGCTATGTTTTACAAAGTAAAAATCATGATTTAATTGCCTTAAATAAAGAACTTGAATTTATTGAATCCTTTATCTTTTTGCATAAAGTCAGAATTGGAGATGCCCTGGAGTATTCGACAAATATTTCGGAAGAAATAGTACAAATGCAAATCCCTCCATTAACGCTGCAAATATTAATTGAGAATGCCATTAAGCACAATGTAGCTAACAAAGAAAATGTGTTGAAAATTTCTATTGTAGGCAACAGTGATAAAAAATTAATTGTAAGTAATAACCTACAAATAGCTGAAGGTGCAGATTCAACACACACCGGCTTGTCAAACCTTAGCAAGCGATTTGAATTGCTTAAAAAAGATGGATTTACCTATGAAGAAAACAAAGATAATTTTGTTGTAACGATTCCACTAATTGATGAATAA
- a CDS encoding DUF2147 domain-containing protein: MKNLRNIFIMLTINLFTINSFAQSDLAGAWMVGGQNTIVKIEQQNDIYSGRIISSDNPKVKIGRLMVKDLKQTKGKWEGKVYSPKQKEWYDAEFTKKENKLNIEISVGFFSKTVEWTKHNS, from the coding sequence ATGAAGAATCTAAGAAACATATTTATAATGCTAACTATCAACTTATTTACCATAAATAGTTTTGCTCAGTCAGATTTAGCAGGAGCGTGGATGGTAGGCGGGCAAAATACCATTGTGAAAATAGAACAACAAAACGACATTTATAGTGGAAGAATTATCTCTTCTGATAATCCTAAAGTAAAAATAGGAAGACTGATGGTTAAAGATTTAAAACAAACTAAAGGCAAATGGGAAGGGAAAGTATATTCACCAAAGCAAAAAGAATGGTACGATGCTGAATTTACCAAAAAAGAGAATAAACTGAATATTGAAATATCTGTTGGTTTTTTTAGTAAAACTGTAGAGTGGACGAAACATAATTCGTAG
- a CDS encoding efflux RND transporter permease subunit yields the protein MNKLPKFAINNFQFVIIIFAVLLLWGLRAFNSMPRTEDPPAGQPGAIVTVVYPGANPSDMEELVINKIEEKVNELEDIQDIKSIAADGFALVNVTFNYGKYDFDDKYDDVVQQVNAVKTDLPDGIREINYRKKTTTDTKILQLALSSETVEYIKMKNTAEILEQKLEQVEGIMVVDIIAAPDKQVKIEINSDKMVNMGINIDNISNAINANNQNIPGGEVIMGENSFNVKTSGSYNSLDEIKNTVVGSAQGQLVYLKDVADVNLDYEYNKYQANFNGKRSIFITAEQKMGTNVLEIAENAHIVIDEFKEDLPAGMELNYVHDQSVSVSSSVNGFLMNLLQGIMLVGLVIMFAIGFKSSIIIMVAIPSSILIGLGFVDMAGFGLQNVSIAALVIALGLLVDNSIVVIENAERLLQKGYSSKKAAIEGTKQVAYPIITSTLTTLAAFIPIAMMPDAAGDYIKSLPVTVIATLSVSVILALTVSPLLMSKFVKPEKDGKPKEKKLQKVLKGFIQGPYKKALHYSLTHTRTVIIIAVLVFASSLVVLKLFVGSSFFPKAEKPMFMVQATLPKGKSLEETKKAAAFIESVLDTTSSVKQYAGNIGNGNPKVYFNTFPKENAKNFTEYYVVLNEYEAEEFNALVQSLRNTFDQYIAADIKVKEFQQGQPIQYPVEVVLMGDNVENLVKVSEDIRTILQNQEGVINVNNELEGMRTDLHVNINKDKASLMGVPVSTIDKTIRTALNGLTISQFRTSEGDEYDMILSLPIDNKAKIEDFDKIFLKSMSGEQIPLSQLARIEFATSPSLITHYNMQRSATVGGDVASGYNTGEVTKLFDAELAKYDLPLDVDYKLKGETTKQNETFGGLGAAAGIAALIILAILVLQFRSFRQPFIIFTAIPLALTGSFYALLITGYDFSFTGFIGAIALIGIAINNAIILIDFTNNARKEGKSIYEALMEAGQTRFIPIVITSFTTIGGLLPLTLQGGMFWGPLGWTIIGGLSLSAVLVLLVIPVLYKVMIKE from the coding sequence ATGAATAAATTACCAAAATTTGCCATAAATAACTTCCAGTTCGTAATTATCATATTTGCGGTATTGCTCTTATGGGGCTTACGTGCCTTCAACTCCATGCCACGTACCGAAGATCCACCTGCAGGACAGCCTGGGGCTATAGTTACTGTCGTTTATCCGGGAGCAAATCCTAGCGATATGGAAGAACTGGTTATCAACAAGATTGAAGAAAAAGTTAATGAGCTTGAAGACATCCAGGATATAAAATCTATTGCCGCGGATGGTTTTGCGCTTGTAAATGTAACCTTCAATTATGGCAAATACGATTTTGATGATAAGTACGATGATGTGGTACAACAAGTGAATGCGGTTAAAACGGACTTACCAGATGGTATTCGTGAAATCAATTACCGTAAGAAAACAACAACAGATACAAAAATTCTTCAGTTAGCATTAAGCTCTGAAACGGTTGAATACATCAAAATGAAAAACACTGCTGAAATTCTGGAACAAAAACTGGAACAGGTGGAAGGCATTATGGTGGTGGATATTATAGCTGCGCCAGATAAGCAAGTAAAGATTGAAATCAATTCCGATAAAATGGTGAACATGGGCATTAATATCGATAATATCTCTAATGCCATTAATGCTAATAACCAGAACATTCCGGGTGGCGAAGTGATTATGGGCGAAAACAGCTTCAATGTAAAAACAAGCGGTTCATATAACTCGCTGGATGAAATTAAGAATACCGTGGTAGGTTCCGCTCAGGGTCAACTGGTGTACCTGAAGGATGTAGCCGATGTTAATCTGGACTACGAGTACAATAAATACCAGGCTAACTTTAATGGTAAGCGAAGCATATTTATTACTGCCGAGCAAAAGATGGGAACCAATGTGCTGGAAATAGCTGAAAATGCACACATTGTTATCGATGAATTTAAAGAGGACCTTCCTGCCGGTATGGAACTAAATTATGTACATGACCAGTCGGTTAGCGTAAGCTCTAGTGTTAATGGGTTTTTAATGAATCTGCTGCAGGGTATCATGCTGGTAGGGTTGGTAATTATGTTTGCCATTGGATTTAAATCGAGCATTATTATAATGGTGGCTATTCCATCTTCCATTTTAATTGGACTTGGTTTTGTTGATATGGCCGGATTTGGCCTGCAAAACGTATCAATAGCTGCATTGGTAATTGCATTAGGATTATTGGTGGATAATTCAATTGTGGTAATAGAGAATGCCGAACGCTTATTACAAAAAGGATATAGCAGTAAAAAAGCTGCTATTGAGGGAACCAAGCAGGTAGCCTATCCCATCATCACATCAACTTTAACTACCCTGGCTGCTTTTATTCCAATTGCCATGATGCCCGATGCTGCCGGGGATTATATTAAAAGCTTACCGGTTACAGTAATTGCAACCTTATCGGTTTCAGTAATTCTAGCCCTTACTGTATCCCCATTGCTCATGTCGAAGTTTGTAAAACCTGAAAAAGACGGTAAGCCAAAAGAAAAGAAATTGCAAAAGGTATTAAAAGGATTTATTCAGGGGCCTTACAAAAAAGCATTGCATTATTCATTGACACATACACGTACAGTGATAATTATTGCAGTGTTAGTGTTTGCTTCATCCTTGGTTGTGTTGAAACTTTTTGTAGGTTCAAGTTTCTTCCCTAAAGCCGAAAAACCAATGTTTATGGTTCAGGCAACCTTACCTAAAGGGAAAAGCCTGGAAGAAACTAAAAAAGCAGCTGCTTTTATTGAGAGTGTTTTAGATACAACTTCGTCTGTCAAGCAATATGCAGGAAATATCGGGAATGGAAATCCAAAAGTTTACTTTAATACTTTCCCTAAAGAAAATGCTAAGAATTTTACTGAATATTATGTGGTTCTGAACGAATACGAAGCTGAAGAGTTTAATGCTTTGGTTCAAAGTTTACGCAATACATTTGATCAATATATTGCTGCTGATATTAAGGTGAAAGAGTTTCAGCAGGGACAGCCCATTCAATACCCCGTTGAGGTTGTATTGATGGGTGACAATGTAGAAAACTTAGTAAAAGTATCGGAGGATATTAGAACCATTTTGCAAAATCAAGAAGGCGTTATTAATGTGAACAATGAGCTTGAAGGCATGCGCACCGATTTGCATGTGAATATCAATAAAGACAAAGCCTCTTTGATGGGTGTTCCGGTTTCTACCATTGACAAAACAATTCGTACGGCATTAAACGGATTGACCATTTCTCAATTCAGAACCAGCGAAGGAGATGAATACGACATGATTCTTAGTCTTCCAATTGATAATAAGGCAAAAATTGAAGACTTTGATAAAATCTTTTTAAAGTCGATGAGTGGAGAACAAATTCCATTAAGTCAGCTAGCACGTATCGAGTTTGCAACAAGTCCGAGTTTGATTACGCATTACAATATGCAACGAAGTGCTACCGTAGGAGGCGATGTGGCAAGCGGCTATAATACAGGTGAAGTAACCAAACTTTTTGACGCTGAATTGGCTAAGTACGACTTGCCTTTAGACGTTGATTATAAACTTAAAGGTGAAACCACAAAACAAAATGAAACCTTTGGAGGACTGGGTGCTGCAGCAGGTATTGCGGCACTAATTATTTTGGCTATTTTGGTTCTGCAATTCCGTTCGTTCCGTCAGCCCTTCATTATATTTACTGCTATACCTTTGGCACTTACCGGTTCATTTTACGCTTTATTAATAACTGGCTATGACTTTTCATTTACTGGGTTTATAGGAGCTATTGCGCTTATTGGCATAGCCATTAATAACGCTATTATTCTTATTGATTTTACCAACAATGCCCGTAAGGAAGGAAAAAGCATTTACGAGGCCTTAATGGAAGCTGGACAAACTCGTTTTATACCTATCGTAATCACATCGTTTACCACTATTGGTGGTCTGCTACCCTTAACCTTACAGGGTGGAATGTTCTGGGGGCCATTGGGTTGGACGATAATAGGAGGACTATCGCTATCAGCAGTCCTTGTACTGTTGGTAATTCCAGTGTTGTACAAAGTGATGATAAAAGAATAA
- a CDS encoding efflux RND transporter periplasmic adaptor subunit, producing MIKNIFRNSLLILPFALMFSCSTNKGEEDTNTDKDNLVVTTTEVKEIEYSDQHRVTGRISYHHEYKLSFKTGGIVKSIEVKEGQYVKNGMLLATIKMDEIESKTEQAELAYAKAKRDFDRATALYADSVVTLEQLQNMETQLQNAEMNVKTAVFNSKHAQVVAPANGIVQKILVQENELCSPGNPIIIFGAENQGKVLTTNVSDANVVKIGVGDKASLQFDPYPETVFSGQVLEIAGMANPTTGTYEVKIQVNDSNSHLRPGFIGSAWLQSSHTHNWMEIPVEALVFSEKRKGQVYIVEDGLAKKRAVKIERLLEDKLIISEGLSVGDKVVSSGNHRLTGDNIKITNL from the coding sequence ATGATCAAAAATATTTTTAGAAACAGTTTACTAATTCTACCTTTTGCTCTAATGTTTAGTTGTTCAACAAATAAAGGAGAGGAGGATACAAATACAGATAAGGACAATCTTGTAGTAACAACCACTGAAGTAAAAGAGATAGAATATTCAGATCAGCATAGGGTCACAGGCAGAATAAGCTATCACCATGAATATAAATTGTCCTTTAAGACTGGCGGCATAGTTAAGTCAATTGAAGTAAAGGAAGGGCAGTACGTCAAAAATGGAATGTTGTTGGCAACCATAAAAATGGATGAAATAGAATCAAAAACAGAGCAAGCAGAACTAGCCTACGCTAAGGCAAAAAGAGATTTCGATAGAGCAACTGCCTTATACGCTGACAGTGTAGTTACTTTAGAACAGCTACAGAACATGGAAACACAGTTGCAAAATGCTGAAATGAATGTAAAGACAGCTGTTTTCAATTCAAAACATGCACAAGTGGTGGCTCCTGCCAATGGCATTGTCCAAAAAATTCTGGTTCAGGAAAACGAATTGTGTAGCCCCGGAAATCCCATTATTATTTTTGGTGCAGAAAATCAAGGCAAAGTACTTACGACCAATGTTTCTGACGCCAATGTAGTGAAAATTGGGGTAGGTGATAAGGCAAGCTTACAGTTCGATCCTTATCCAGAAACGGTATTCAGTGGTCAGGTACTTGAAATAGCAGGTATGGCAAACCCAACAACTGGTACATATGAGGTGAAAATACAGGTTAATGATAGTAACAGTCACTTACGCCCTGGTTTTATTGGGAGTGCATGGCTTCAGTCTTCTCACACACATAATTGGATGGAAATCCCGGTTGAAGCTTTAGTTTTCTCAGAGAAAAGAAAAGGACAAGTTTACATAGTGGAAGATGGTCTTGCGAAAAAAAGAGCCGTAAAGATTGAAAGGCTTCTTGAAGATAAGTTGATTATCTCAGAGGGACTTTCAGTAGGAGATAAAGTAGTATCAAGCGGCAATCACCGTTTGACAGGAGATAACATTAAGATAACCAATTTATAA
- a CDS encoding TolC family protein, which yields MNRILIILLLVPYGFTVNAQDSIINMYIDSALSNNLALQQKEYSYKKSLEVINEAKRLFLPTISFNASYTIAEGGRMVEIPFGDMMNPVYNNLNQINQVLNPSAPKYPEIENMEMSFVRSPEQETKLVATMPVFNAAIIQNHKIKKGLAEVEGISVDIYKRELVKEVKEAYVKYLQAEQAHKLYINTLSVVNQNLKNREILFANDKITIDEVYTAKAQVKQIELDLAAANKNRIMASSWFNFLLNRDFDAEIETVQLAVSVSSNDNLEDVLNASLSNREEFTQFDKYVEIQENNIKLEKGAALPNVTLFGQYGFQGTDYSFNDETDMAVAGLSMKWNLFTSGQRKSKIQQAQIDRQILESRKLEAENQVQLEVINTYYSLQAAKEGIELAKQELENYQKSYSFVEKKYQQGIVNYLEYSNSLNNKLNAENKLILAQYSYQLEQIKLERLTSSYQF from the coding sequence ATGAATAGAATTTTAATCATCCTCTTACTGGTACCTTATGGTTTTACAGTTAATGCACAGGATAGTATCATCAATATGTATATCGATAGTGCTTTATCTAACAATCTTGCTCTTCAGCAAAAAGAATATTCTTACAAAAAAAGTTTGGAAGTTATAAATGAGGCAAAACGATTGTTTCTGCCAACTATTTCATTTAATGCAAGCTACACTATTGCTGAAGGAGGCCGAATGGTAGAGATTCCTTTTGGAGATATGATGAATCCTGTTTACAATAATCTGAATCAGATTAACCAAGTGTTAAATCCTTCTGCTCCAAAATATCCTGAGATTGAGAATATGGAAATGTCTTTTGTTCGAAGTCCAGAGCAAGAAACAAAATTAGTTGCAACTATGCCTGTTTTTAATGCCGCTATTATCCAAAACCATAAAATTAAAAAGGGATTGGCCGAAGTGGAAGGTATAAGTGTGGATATTTATAAACGAGAACTCGTTAAAGAAGTAAAAGAAGCCTATGTTAAATATTTACAGGCAGAACAAGCACATAAACTTTATATCAATACATTGAGTGTTGTAAACCAGAATCTTAAAAACAGAGAAATTCTTTTTGCCAACGATAAAATTACCATTGACGAAGTATATACCGCGAAGGCACAGGTCAAACAAATTGAACTTGACCTTGCTGCGGCAAATAAAAACAGGATTATGGCTTCTTCCTGGTTTAATTTCCTGTTAAACAGAGATTTTGATGCTGAAATAGAAACCGTACAATTAGCCGTATCTGTAAGCTCCAATGATAATTTGGAGGATGTATTAAATGCTTCTCTTTCTAATCGTGAGGAATTTACTCAATTCGATAAATATGTTGAAATACAGGAAAACAACATTAAACTCGAAAAAGGAGCTGCCTTGCCTAATGTTACACTATTTGGTCAGTATGGCTTTCAAGGAACAGATTACTCTTTTAACGATGAGACAGATATGGCAGTGGCAGGTTTGTCTATGAAGTGGAACTTATTTACATCCGGACAACGAAAATCTAAAATACAGCAGGCGCAGATAGATCGCCAAATTTTAGAAAGCCGAAAACTTGAAGCTGAAAATCAGGTTCAATTGGAAGTAATCAATACCTATTATTCATTGCAGGCTGCCAAAGAAGGTATTGAGTTGGCAAAGCAGGAACTAGAAAACTATCAGAAATCTTATTCATTTGTTGAAAAGAAATACCAACAAGGGATAGTTAATTACTTGGAATATTCAAATTCACTTAACAATAAACTTAATGCTGAAAACAAGCTAATATTGGCTCAATACAGCTATCAGCTTGAGCAAATAAAACTTGAACGTTTAACATCCAGTTATCAATTTTAA
- the mnmE gene encoding tRNA uridine-5-carboxymethylaminomethyl(34) synthesis GTPase MnmE encodes MLYHLNNDTIVAIATPPGKSALGIIRVSGNDCFDIVNKVFSGKDLTKVDSHTIHYGFIKDLDGNVLDEVLLNVYKSPKTYTGENLIEISCHGSMYILNEVLSLLQKVGARLAQAGEFTLRAFMNKKLDLSQAEAVIDMIDSENEASHKIAVNQIRGGFSDKIKELREKLLNLISLFELELDFGEEDVEFASNDQLKEILNETTAEVKTLVDSFKLGNVIKQGVSVVIAGRPNAGKSTLLNELLQEERAITSNIPGTTRDFIEDTINIDGILFRFVDTAGLTSTTLDLIEKEGIQRTLNKIKIADLVIYLFDITELTVEEVKGDVNQLELHVPHLLIANKIDKDGVESIIKKDFSEAFDNLVFISSKFQQNISALKVNLLKTLDIEKYQGDLSIVTNTRHYTILSEILRSIEEVNQGIDNQLTKDFITIDIRKIIQLMGEITGEITNDEILGNIFGRFCIGK; translated from the coding sequence ATGCTATATCATTTAAACAACGATACAATTGTTGCCATTGCAACACCACCGGGCAAAAGTGCACTCGGAATAATCCGCGTTTCAGGTAATGATTGCTTCGATATTGTGAACAAAGTTTTTTCGGGCAAGGATTTGACAAAAGTTGATTCACATACTATTCACTATGGTTTTATAAAAGATTTAGATGGAAATGTGCTAGACGAGGTTTTGCTCAATGTTTACAAATCACCCAAAACCTACACAGGGGAAAATTTGATTGAAATTTCCTGTCATGGCTCCATGTATATTTTGAATGAGGTATTGAGTTTATTGCAAAAGGTAGGAGCAAGGCTTGCCCAGGCAGGAGAGTTTACCTTACGGGCATTTATGAATAAAAAACTGGACTTAAGTCAGGCAGAGGCAGTTATTGATATGATTGATTCAGAGAACGAAGCTTCACATAAAATAGCAGTCAATCAAATTCGAGGAGGTTTTTCGGATAAGATAAAAGAGCTTCGTGAAAAGTTATTGAATCTGATTTCATTATTTGAATTAGAATTGGATTTTGGAGAAGAAGATGTGGAATTTGCCAGTAATGATCAGCTCAAAGAAATTCTGAATGAAACAACAGCTGAAGTAAAAACCTTAGTTGATTCTTTCAAATTGGGAAATGTCATCAAACAAGGAGTTTCGGTTGTTATTGCAGGCCGGCCTAATGCTGGAAAATCAACTTTATTGAATGAACTTTTGCAGGAAGAAAGAGCTATTACATCCAATATACCGGGTACTACCCGTGATTTTATTGAAGACACTATTAATATTGATGGCATTCTTTTCAGGTTTGTTGACACAGCAGGACTTACATCAACTACATTGGATTTGATTGAAAAAGAAGGTATTCAAAGAACACTCAATAAAATTAAAATTGCTGATTTAGTTATTTATCTGTTCGATATTACTGAATTGACTGTTGAAGAAGTTAAAGGAGATGTCAATCAACTCGAATTGCATGTTCCTCACCTGCTGATTGCCAATAAAATTGACAAGGACGGTGTTGAAAGTATAATCAAAAAGGATTTTTCTGAAGCCTTCGATAACCTAGTTTTTATATCATCTAAGTTCCAGCAAAATATATCTGCTTTAAAAGTTAATCTTCTTAAAACACTTGATATTGAGAAATACCAGGGCGATTTGTCTATTGTTACAAATACTCGTCATTATACAATTCTTAGTGAAATCTTACGATCAATAGAGGAAGTAAATCAGGGCATTGACAATCAGTTAACCAAAGATTTCATCACCATCGATATTCGAAAAATAATTCAACTAATGGGAGAGATCACTGGAGAGATCACAAATGATGAGATTTTGGGGAATATTTTTGGTAGGTTTTGTATTGGCAAATAG